The genome window GGTATTCTTTGGAGACAGCAAGCAATGCAGGATGATTGTATCCCAATGGATTAGACGCAATTTGCGATCCAAAATCGAGAAAGGTGTTGCCGTCAATATCTGTGCAATAACAGCCTATTCCTTTGGAAGAATGCACAAAAGGATAACTCACGCTCCAGCCGCCGTTCATGCGTTGAAGCGTATCTAATATTTTTGCGGAGTGTGGACCTGGAAGTGCTGTTTTGACAGAAGGTTTGAGCATCATAGAGCAGTTCAGGGGAAGTAGATATATAAACCTTTCTTTGGAGGAACTTTTAAAAATCATCCTCACTTTCTCTCTCTTAATGAGAAGTGAACAAAAGCAACACACATTAGAATTCTGGAATTACTTTAGAGGCAATGCTCCGTGGGAAGTTGCAGTTGAGCTGCGCAGAGAATGGGGTTCTCTCGAAGCGATGACAGAAGACAAGGCTTTTGATGGTCTTGAGTATATTGAAGACTTGGGAATCCCAAGTGATATTCGCGCGGATGTTGAACGAGTATGGGAAAAAGGAATTGCAAAAAATCCAAAACTCAGCAACAATCCAAAACCAAATCTTCACACACTTTCTGCGGATGGAAAACAATGCAGAGCGTCCTTTGCGACATACAAGACTTCTTTCTGGATTAAAAATAGATTATCAGAACAACCAATGGACGTCCAGCGTGCGATTGCAAACCTCTTTCCTTTTTTTAATATAGGGGTGGTGACAAGAACCAGCGACGATTATCTTTTATTAGAACAGCGACCAGATGGAGTCACTGCGCCACAAATGTTGTTGACGTATCCATGTGGATATTTATCGAGGGGAGAAAGAACACTTGGTGATACGCTCAACGCGCAGGGAAAAGGAGAGCTTGGCTTTTATCCTATTGTTAGAGAAGGACTACTTGATAGAACAAAAGTACGAAGAGTTTGTGCGTTAGGCATGCAGCGGGAAAGCGATGAGTGGACTCCAAATTATACATTCTTGATGGAGCTTGATATTCCCTACAGTGCTATTCAACCAACAAAAGAAACAAAAATAATTACAAAACTTCCTGCGGGAGAAGATCTTTTGGAAGAAGCGGTTAGGCTCTATGCTCCTTCCATCAAAGGAGATGTTCGTGGAAAGCTTGTTCCCAACGCAACAGGAATGCTTGCGCTGTATATCAAAGAGATTTTTGGGAATGGCACATACGCAAATCTCTTAGATAAAATCAGCGAAGCAGGAAAAAGACAAGGATACAAAGTAGATGTTTGTGAATATACGCCACGAACAAATCCTTTCAAATAATAGTAATCATTCGTTCTTTATTGCACCCAAACTGTCTTGATGTTCACAAATTCTTTAATCCCATACGAAGAGAGTTCTCTTCCATACCCAGATTTCTTCACACCGCCAAAAGGCAAGCGCGGATCAGACTTCACAATGCTGTTCACAAACGCGCAGCCCACATCGAGTTGTTGTGCAATGTTTTCCGCGCGCTCTTTGTTTCGAGACCAGACGCTGCCACCAAGACCAAAAGGAGTTTGATTCGCGAGAGCAATCGCTTCATCATCAGAAGAAAAGCGAATGATTGCAGCGACAGGGCCAAAGGTTTCGTCGGCAAACACAGGCATGTCAGGAGTCACATGAGAAAGAACTGTTGGTTCATAAAAATATCCTTCTCCAGAAATCCGTTTTCCGCCAGTCAAAATTTTTGCGCCGCGAATAACTGAGCCTGCGACTTGTTTTTCAAGGACATCAATAAGGTCACGTCGTGCAAGCGGTCCAACTTGTGTTTCTTTGTCAAGCGGATCTCCGACAACAAGCTGTTCCATTTTTCGCGCAAACTGTGTTTCAAATTGTTCTGCGATAGATTCATGCACTACAAATCGTTTTGCGGCAACGCAGCTTTGTCCTGCGTTGATCATTCTTCCTTTCACTGCGGAAAGAACTGCTTGTTCAACATCAGCGTCATCCAACACAATAAAGGGATCGCTTCCCCCTAATTCAAGAACAGCTTTTTTGAGTGCTTTTCCTGCAGCGGCGCCAACAGCCATGCCTGCTCCTTCGCTTCCTGTAAGCGTTACTGCTTTAATTGCGGCATGAGAAATAATTTTGTCTGTCATTGAAGAAGGAATGAGCAATGTTTTGAATGCATGCTCTGGAAATCCTGCTTCAGAAAATACTTTTTCAATCGCGAGCGCACATTGTGGAACGTTGGACGCGTGTTTCAACACACCGATGTTTCCCGCCATTAATGCAGGAGCAGCGAAGCGAAACACTTGCCAGTACGGAAAGTTCCAGGGCATGACTGCGAAAATAACACCAAGCGGTTCAAAACGAACATAACTTCTTGTCGCGTCTGTTTGAATGTGTTCATGCTGTAAAATTGTTTCTGCGTTTTCTGCGTAGTAATCACAAACCCACGCGCATTTTTCCACTTCAGCTTCTGCTTCAGTGATGGTTTTTCCCATTTCAAGCGTCATTAATGATGCGTGTTCGTATTTGTTTTTTCGCAGCAATGCGGCTGCGTTTTTCAAGAGCTCGGCTCGTTCTTGAAAAGATGTTTTTTTCCAAGAAGAAAATGTTTTGTCGGCAGAAAGAAGAGATTGTTCTACCTCTTCCCATTTCATTTCAGGGAACGTTTTGATCACTTCGCCGTTTGTTGGATCGATTGTTTGTATAGCCATGATATCACCATTGATTTATTTTTGTCTCAGTTAGTCTTATTCTCTAATTTCTCTTTTCATCTTTAAACAAAAGGTATTGATTCATAAAGACCCCATTGCTGCGCAATGGGTCCCCCTGACATTTGGGGGTGTACTAGGCGATTATTTGTGTTGCCAGGCAACAAACACGCACCAGCAAAGTCCTACTGCACAATTCATCCTTTTATTATTTATTTTTTTAAAAATGTTATCAAAAAAGGAAGCAATTTAAAGCGAAACTGCGAACTCAATCCAATCCAAACACATCGCAAACATGCCGAGATAATTTTTGATTTAATTCCTTGTTCTTCGACACGTCAACAGCGACTTCAACAATGCAAAGTTCATTACTATTAACCGCTTCAGTGAGATTTTGTCGTAATTCAGCAACTGTTTTTGGTGAATATCCTTTAATCCCAAAACTCTCTGCGTATTTTTTGAAGTCAGGATTCGTCAGTGCAGTGCCAAACGATTTCCCCGTATGTGCTTCCTGCTTCCAGGTAATCAAACCATAATTATTGTCGTTAAACAACAAAATAACATACCCTAACCCGAGACGTTTTGCGGTTTCAATTTCTTGTGAGTTCATCAAAAATCCGCCATCTCCTGTCGCGGCAACAATGCGTTTTTCAGGAAAAACAAGTTTCGCGGCAACGCCGCCAGGAACAGCGATGCCCATGCTCGCAAGACCGTTGGAAATAATGCAGGTGTTTGGTTCATAACAAGGATAATTTCGTGCGATCCACATTTTGTGACTCCCGACGTCAGAAATAACAATATCTTCCGGATGCAAAAGCTCTCGGAGCATACGCAGTGTTCCAGGAATAGTAAATTGATCTCCTTCCTGTAATGCGTAGGATGCGAGGTCTTCAAGAATCTTCTCTCGAACAGGAGTGTACCATTTAGGGAAAGTAAGTCCTTCTTTTTCCACAAAGAAATTCAATTCCCAGAGCGCGCCGGAAATGTCGCAGATAAGTTCTACGTCAGGTTGATAGTATTCATAGACTTCCGCTGGCGTAAAATCAATGTGCACTATTTTTTTGTTTTTAGTAGAATTCCAGTTCTCAGGATCATATTCTGCAATATCGTAGCCCACCGTGATGATAAGGTCTGCGGATTCGATCGCGCACATCACGTAATCTTTCATCTTTAATCCAACAGAAAGAAGCGAGTGTTCGTTGAGATCAGAGACAGCGCCTTTTCCCATAAATGTGGAAACAACAGGAATGTGTGTTCTTTCCACAAACAGGCGGAGATGTTTTGACGCCAGTTTTCTAATTGCGCCATTGCCTGCGATAATGAGCGGTCTTTTTGCAGCGCGTAATAATTCCAGTGTTTGTTGAACGCATTTGTATTCTGGAGAAGGGCGTCGTACTTTTTTTGGAACAAGAGGTTGTTTCTCAACAGGAAGTTTTGCGATATCTTCAGGAAGTTCAAAATGGGTCACGCCAGGTTTTTCCATCTCAGCCATTTTGAATGCTTTGCGCACAACTTCTGCGGTAATTTGTGGATTAGAAATTTGCGTATTCCACTTGACAATCGGCTTGAACATATTCACAATATCAACTGCTTGATGGCTTTCTTTGTGCAGTCGTTCAGAATCTCCTTGTCCTGTAATTGCGACAACTGGACTTTTGTCGAGATGCGCGTCAGCGAGTCCAGTGATGAGATTTGTCGCGCCAGGACCGAGTGTTGCGAGACAAACACCAGCTTTTCCTGTTAATCGTCCGTAGACGTCTGCCATGAATGCGGCTCCTTGTTCGTGTCGTGTGGGAACAAACGTGATAGTGGAATTTGCAAGAGAGAAGAGAAGATCTTCAGTTTCTTCTCCTGGGACTCCGAAAACATACTTTGTTCCTTCTGTTTCAAGGCATTTTACGATTAAGTCAGAAACTTTCATGGAAAATGTGATTGTTGAAGGATTTAAATTGTTGATGGTTTTGCAAAACATTTAAAATAGAGTGATCGTTTGTAGACTCATACTGCCCCTGTAGTATAGCTTGGATATCGGCAAATTGCAAATTTGACGTATTTTGCGCCGATAGCGCAAATAGTACGCACGGTTGCGGTCCGTGTGACCGGGGTTCAAATCCTCGCGGGGGCGTTTTTTTCCAATTGTAATAGCACACTATCCTGGTTCTTAAACAATTATCACCACAAACTATAAATAGGAGTTATATTAACAATAGTATAGATTTATACTAAAATGGGTATAACAGAAAATGCTCACCCAAACAAAGGAAAAACAGATCCAGTGGATGCTCACGCATCCAGATGAAAAAGTAACTATCAGCAGACTAGCAATAGGATCTGGAACAGCATATCCGCAAACATATAACAATGTTCAGGATTTAGTCCAAGAACGAATTTTTGTAACAGAGAACGTTGCTTCTGCAAAGGTCGTTACTATCCCACCAGACGCTCCCTTAGATATACTTCTTTCAGTAGAAGCAAAAAGAAAACAGGAATTCCTTCAAAAATATTTGTGGGTAGAACTCATGCTGAAAGATATCTTAGATTATACGCATGATTACTTTTTCATTCTTGTTGTTTTTGGAAGTTATGCAAAAGGCACACAAACCAGCAAATCAGATCTCGACCTCCTTCTCATTGTTCCATCAAAAGAAAAGATTTCTCTTTTTGAAAGTGCCGCGAGTAAAATATATACAAAAGTAAAGAAAGACGTGACCACCGTGACAGCAGATGAATTTATGGAAATGATAAAAAGCAATAAGTTCAATGTAGGAACAGAAGCAAAGAAATATCATATTTTACTTTATGGTGCAGAGCAGTGGTATAATCTCACAAGAAAGGTGCAATAATGAAACCTGTAATACCTGAACAAAAAATGGCAAAGGCAGAAAAGGACGTGAAAAGACTTCATGATGAAGGAGAATTAAAAGAGTTGTCAGAACAAGAAAAGATCAGAATTGCACAATTTTATGAGCAAAGGAGCATAAAGCGATTGGAAACTGCCTCATTGATATTTTTATATTCAAGTGATGCTAAGAAAAGTCAAACAACTAATGTGAGCAAAGAATATAGCGATTATGGGGAAGTAGTTACTGCTTCATATTATGCAATGTATTATATCGTTCATGCATTTTTTGCAAAAAAATATGGGAAAAAATTGAAAGAGAATACATATCAGGTTCATGCAAAGACAAATCACTTAGTATTATATTATCTTGTTAACACAAAACAGCTCGCGACACAACTATACGAAGAGTATGTAAGAACAATGGCAACAGCACAAATCCAGAAAACAGTTGATGATTTTCAAGGAGATGCTTTTCGTTATGTGCAAAGATATGATCAAAGTAAAGAGGATAGAGAAACATCTACATACAATGTGGAAAAAAGCACAGACGAACGCCATGCAAAAGATGCGCTGGCAACTGCAAAGGAATTTATTCAAACAATAAGAGAATTAATGGTTAAAGGAGAAAGATAAGATGAAAATACAACTTAAAGAACAACCTAATTCAACTTCAGGAAAAAGCATTGAAGAAAAGTGTCAAGAGAATCTTGAAGCACTCAAACAATTTAGAAAGAAATATGCAAAGAACATAGGAACAGATCCAGTAGCGTATAAGAAATATATTGAAATGTGTTAATCTTTTGTTCTTAACAACCGCAAACAATATAAGTCTTTAACGTAAAACAATCTCAGGTGATCTCATGGCAGCAAAAGAAATTCGAGCAAGTCATATTTTAGTGAAAGACCAGAAAGAAGCGCAGGATATCTGCGAAAAATGCAAAGCAGGAGCGGATTTTGCGTATATGGCAGAAAAATACAGCAAGTGTCCAAGCGCAAAGAAGGGTGGCGATCTAGGAACATTTGGAAAAGGACAAATGGTTCCGAAGTTTGAGCAAGCAGCGTTTGCGTTGAATGTGGGAGAAGTCTCCAACGTTGTTCCAACACAATTTGGTTTTCATATTATTAAAAGAACAGCTTGATTTTTTCTTATTCTTTTTATTTCTCTCACCTTTTCTTACAATTAATATGATAAAAAAGATTAGGGATTCTCGAGGACTGTAAGGCGATTATTTGCTCAGCAACAAAAGAAAAAACACGCACTAGCAAGACCTTTTACTGTCAGGGGGACCCATTGCGTGAGCAATGGGGTATTATTGAAAAAAAGAATTTATTTGAAACTAAACAAAAAGATCTAAAAAACTCTATCGACAAACCTTCAATCCTTTCTTCATTAAATATTTCTGGTGATATTCTTCAGCAGGATAAAACACAGCAGAGCGGAGTATCTCCGTAACAATCTTCTTACTAACTTTTTTCTGCAATTCAGCAAGAGAACGCAAAGCCTCTTTCTTCTGTTCTTCAGTATAATAAAAAATCACAGACTTATATTGCGTTCCGACATCAGGACCTTGTCTATTCAATGTCGTTGGATCATGACAATTCCAGAATATTTCTAACAATTTTCTGTAAGAAACAACAGTAGGATCAAAAACAACTTGAACAACTTCAATATGCCCAGTTTCATCGCTACAAACAGCAGAGTACGTCGGATTCTTCAGAGTCCCACCCATATAACCAACAGCAGTAGAAACAACGCCCTTCAACGTTCGAAATGTTTCTTCAACGCTCCAGAAACAGCCTGCGCCAAATGTCGCGGTCTCCATCTTCTCACAACTCTTTCTTCATCATCTTAGAAAACTTCTGAAATAATACAGGTTTCTGAATAGCAGGATAGCCGCGAAATTCGAGTTCAGAAGAAAGCGCCGCAATTCCGCGAGCAAGTCCTTTTCGTTGTTCTTTTCGTTTCTCAGGACCAAGTTTTTGCTGCAAAATTTTCTTCGTCGTTCGCAAAGGCATTTTCACACTAAGTTCATACTGCGTCTGCATCGTTGGTTTAAAGTAACGTAAATGACAAGAAGCGATCTTCGCAACAGACAACGGTCGTTGGTAGAATTTTGCTTCACTTCCCACAACAGATGTTTTCTTGCGTTTTATTGCGCTCAACACTTCTTCGACAGTAGAACCTTCAGAAACAGTCACGACACTTCCGAGAGAACCAAGAGTATGAGCGTCGCTCCCGCCGATAGTTGCTTTCCCTAACTCATTAGCCCAGTCAACTGCGCAGTGATTCATGTGCCGCAGATTCGCGCCGCAAATCACTTCAACGCCATGGAGTGACTTCAAAACTTTTTTGTCCACAAATCCACGTTCCATCGCGGAAATAAAGCTAAAGCGTTTCGGAAACGCGAAAGGATGCGCGGGAGCGATAACGCAATTATAGTTCTTAGTCATATCCAATAAATCAGTGACGCTGACCTTTGTCGCAAGATTAGGATTTCCCCCACGGGAATCTTTAATGTGCGTGTCAAAGAAATCCTGCAATTCATCACGCGAATAAAAGTACGTCAAAACGTGCGCCATTTCTTTTGTCGTGATTTCAAGTCCAGGAACAACGA of Candidatus Woesearchaeota archaeon contains these proteins:
- a CDS encoding NAD-dependent succinate-semialdehyde dehydrogenase — its product is MAIQTIDPTNGEVIKTFPEMKWEEVEQSLLSADKTFSSWKKTSFQERAELLKNAAALLRKNKYEHASLMTLEMGKTITEAEAEVEKCAWVCDYYAENAETILQHEHIQTDATRSYVRFEPLGVIFAVMPWNFPYWQVFRFAAPALMAGNIGVLKHASNVPQCALAIEKVFSEAGFPEHAFKTLLIPSSMTDKIISHAAIKAVTLTGSEGAGMAVGAAAGKALKKAVLELGGSDPFIVLDDADVEQAVLSAVKGRMINAGQSCVAAKRFVVHESIAEQFETQFARKMEQLVVGDPLDKETQVGPLARRDLIDVLEKQVAGSVIRGAKILTGGKRISGEGYFYEPTVLSHVTPDMPVFADETFGPVAAIIRFSSDDEAIALANQTPFGLGGSVWSRNKERAENIAQQLDVGCAFVNSIVKSDPRLPFGGVKKSGYGRELSSYGIKEFVNIKTVWVQ
- a CDS encoding acetolactate synthase large subunit, producing MKVSDLIVKCLETEGTKYVFGVPGEETEDLLFSLANSTITFVPTRHEQGAAFMADVYGRLTGKAGVCLATLGPGATNLITGLADAHLDKSPVVAITGQGDSERLHKESHQAVDIVNMFKPIVKWNTQISNPQITAEVVRKAFKMAEMEKPGVTHFELPEDIAKLPVEKQPLVPKKVRRPSPEYKCVQQTLELLRAAKRPLIIAGNGAIRKLASKHLRLFVERTHIPVVSTFMGKGAVSDLNEHSLLSVGLKMKDYVMCAIESADLIITVGYDIAEYDPENWNSTKNKKIVHIDFTPAEVYEYYQPDVELICDISGALWELNFFVEKEGLTFPKWYTPVREKILEDLASYALQEGDQFTIPGTLRMLRELLHPEDIVISDVGSHKMWIARNYPCYEPNTCIISNGLASMGIAVPGGVAAKLVFPEKRIVAATGDGGFLMNSQEIETAKRLGLGYVILLFNDNNYGLITWKQEAHTGKSFGTALTNPDFKKYAESFGIKGYSPKTVAELRQNLTEAVNSNELCIVEVAVDVSKNKELNQKLSRHVCDVFGLD
- a CDS encoding nucleotidyltransferase domain-containing protein; this encodes MLTQTKEKQIQWMLTHPDEKVTISRLAIGSGTAYPQTYNNVQDLVQERIFVTENVASAKVVTIPPDAPLDILLSVEAKRKQEFLQKYLWVELMLKDILDYTHDYFFILVVFGSYAKGTQTSKSDLDLLLIVPSKEKISLFESAASKIYTKVKKDVTTVTADEFMEMIKSNKFNVGTEAKKYHILLYGAEQWYNLTRKVQ
- a CDS encoding peptidylprolyl isomerase; translation: MAAKEIRASHILVKDQKEAQDICEKCKAGADFAYMAEKYSKCPSAKKGGDLGTFGKGQMVPKFEQAAFALNVGEVSNVVPTQFGFHIIKRTA
- the msrA gene encoding peptide-methionine (S)-S-oxide reductase MsrA — encoded protein: METATFGAGCFWSVEETFRTLKGVVSTAVGYMGGTLKNPTYSAVCSDETGHIEVVQVVFDPTVVSYRKLLEIFWNCHDPTTLNRQGPDVGTQYKSVIFYYTEEQKKEALRSLAELQKKVSKKIVTEILRSAVFYPAEEYHQKYLMKKGLKVCR
- a CDS encoding PHP domain-containing protein, which encodes MNWRSVVFQKPQHSSILQEGYSAVDMHNHSEYSDTTTPITTIAKKARKQGIGLALTDHNEVAGNIKLAQDNPDLLVVPGLEITTKEMAHVLTYFYSRDELQDFFDTHIKDSRGGNPNLATKVSVTDLLDMTKNYNCVIAPAHPFAFPKRFSFISAMERGFVDKKVLKSLHGVEVICGANLRHMNHCAVDWANELGKATIGGSDAHTLGSLGSVVTVSEGSTVEEVLSAIKRKKTSVVGSEAKFYQRPLSVAKIASCHLRYFKPTMQTQYELSVKMPLRTTKKILQQKLGPEKRKEQRKGLARGIAALSSELEFRGYPAIQKPVLFQKFSKMMKKEL